A genomic window from Triticum urartu cultivar G1812 chromosome 7, Tu2.1, whole genome shotgun sequence includes:
- the LOC125522433 gene encoding protein YIF1B-like — MAAMNIDLGGLAGRPTTSQADPFQSALYGAGPGLIRSGLGVYSEKFLGSSSDFMQSNITQYLSNPQYYFQVNNQYVRNKLKVVLFPFLHRGHWTRITEPVGGRLSYKPPVQDINAPDLYIPLMAFATYIVVAGYALCVLGRFTPEALTIQFTKGLLGWFMQVILIKALLYSLGSGESPLLDIVAYAGYGFAGTSLAMLVRIFWSYSYYFVLPWFCICTGVFLVKTMKRVLQGASRTYERHPSRNHYFLLFLAAAQFPMLFWLGNIKG, encoded by the exons ATGGCAGCAATGAACATTGATCTGGGAGGATTGGCAGGCAGGCCTACTACTTCACAGGCGGATCCTTTTCAAAGTGCTTTGTATGGAGCTGGACCTGGACTCATCCGAAGTGGACTAGGAGTGTACAGTGAGAAGTTTTTAGGTTCAAGCTCCGACTTTATGCAAAGCAAT ATCACCCAATATTTGTCCAATCCACAATATTACTTTCAAGTGAACAACCAGTATGTGAGGAACAAGCTGAAAGTTGTCTTGTTTCCTTTTCTGCATCGG GGACACTGGACTAGGATAACTGAGCCAGTGGGAGGAAGGCTGTCATACAAACCTCCAGTTCAAGACATCAATGCTCCAGATCTGTACATCCCTCTGATGGCCTTTGCCACCTACATTGTAGTTGCTGGATATGCCTTGTGTGTTCTTGGAAG GTTTACCCCGGAGGCACTGACTATACAGTTCACAAAAGGGTTACTCGGTTGGTTTATGCAAGTCATCCTCATTAAAGCACTACTTTACTCACTGGGAAGTGGTGAATCGCCGTTGCTTGACATTGTGGCATATGCCGGCTATGGGTTTGCCGGTACCTCACTTGCGATGCTTGTCCGCATCTTCTGGAGCTACTCATACTATTTTGTGCTGCCGTGGTTCTGTATCTGCACTGGAGTGTTCCTGGTTAAGACGATGAAGAGGGTTCTGCAGGGTGCATCGAGGACTTATGAGAGACATCCTAGCAGGAACCACTACTTTCTTCTATTCCTCGCGGCCGCGCAATTCCCCATGCTTTTTTGGCTAGGCAACATCAAGGGCTGA
- the LOC125522526 gene encoding berberine bridge enzyme-like Cyn d 4: protein MATLRGRGLALAFLASFLSVHLVMASSDDFLQCVRDKIPGELVYTQCSSSFSGVLVNYIKNAKFVNTTAKPLCIVTPTDASHVQAAVRCGRGHGVRLRVRSGGHDYEGLSYRSARQEVFGLLDLAALRAVSVDEAASTAWVESGATIGELYYAVAKNNPRLAFPSGECPTIGVGGHFSGGGIGMMMRKYGLSIDRVVDAKLVNANGELLDRAGMGEDLFWAIRGGGGGNFGVVLSWKVQLVPVPATVTVFNIARTLEQGAVDILTRWQDVAPALPSELTITVMVTGQQAVFRALYLGECGSLASTMRDRFPELNMTSADCQPMTWLQSAALSFFSFTNSKPVEDVLLPRPASPSTFSKGKSDYVRQAIPKAVWKEVYASWFTMKGAGVIVLEPHGGYMCGVPEDATPYPHRRGVLYVIQYIAYWMSADGGPAATSWLDGFYGFMAHHVTKHPREAYVNFRDLDIGQNALEEEDGLGAAENARFWGQRYFLGNYEKLAKVKAAVDPTNFFRNEQSIPPMRNQPRE from the coding sequence ATGGCTACGCTCAGAGGCAGAGGCCTGGCTCTCGCGTTTCTAGCGAGCTTCCTCTCGGTCCACCTGGTCATGGCCTCCTCCGACGACTTCCTGCAGTGCGTGCGGGACAAGATCCCCGGCGAGCTGGTGTACACGCAGTGCTCCAGCAGCTTCTCCGGCGTGCTGGTGAACTACATCAAGAACGCCAAGTTCGTCAACACCACGGCCAAGCCGCTGTGCATCGTGACGCCCACCGACGCGTCGCACGTGCAGGCCGCCGTCCGGTGCGGCCGCGGCCACGGCGTGCGCCTCCGCGTGCGCAGCGGCGGGCACGACTACGAGGGCCTGTCGTACCGGTCGGCGCGGCAGGAGGTGTTCGGCCTGCTCGACCTCGCGGCGCTCCGGGCCGTCAGCGTCGACGAGGCGGCCTCCACGGCGTGGGTCGAGTCCGGCGCCACCATCGGGGAGCTCTACTACGCCGTCGCCAAGAACAACCCCCGCCTCGCGTTCCCGTCCGGCGAGTGCCCCACCATCGGCGTGGGAGGGCACTTCAGCGGTGGAGGGATCGGGATGATGATGCGCAAGTACGGGCTGTCCATCGACAGGGTGGTGGACGCCAAGCTGGTGAACGCCAACGGGGAGCTCCTCGACCGGGCCGGCATGGGGGAGGACCTGTTCTGGGCCatccgcggcggcggcggcggcaacttCGGCGTGGTGCTGTCGTGGAAGGTCCAGCTGGTTCCCGTCCCGGCCACGGTGACGGTGTTCAACATCGCCAGGACGCTGGAGCAGGGCGCCGTCGACATCCTCACGAGATGGCAGGACGTGGCGCCGGCGCTCCCCAGCGAGCTCACGATCACGGTGATGGTGACGGGGCAGCAGGCCGTGTTCCGTGCGCTGTACCTGGGCGAGTGCGGGTCGCTGGCCTCGACGATGCGCGACCGCTTCCCGGAGCTGAACATGACGAGCGCCGACTGCCAGCCCATGACGTGGCTGCAGTCGGCGGCGCTGTCCTTCTTCAGCTTCACCAACAGCAAGCCGGTGGAGGACGTGCTCCTGCCGAGACCGGCCAGCCCGAGCACCTTCAGCAAGGGCAAGTCGGACTACGTCCGGCAGGCCATCCCCAAGGCGGTGTGGAAGGAGGTCTACGCCAGCTGGTTCACGATGAAGGGCGCCGGGGTGATCGTGCTGGAGCCGCACGGCGGGTACATGTGCGGCGTGCCCGAGGACGCCACGCCCTACCCGCACCGGCGCGGGGTGCTGTACGTGATCCAGTACATCGCGTACTGGATGAGCGCGGACGGCGGGCCGGCGGCGACGAGCTGGCTGGACGGGTTCTACGGGTTCATGGCGCACCACGTGACGAAGCACCCGCGGGAGGCATACGTCAACTTCCGGGACCTGGACATCGGGCAGAACGCgctggaggaggaggacggcTTGGGCGCCGCCGAGAACGCCCGCTTCTGGGGCCAGCGCTACTTCCTGGGCAACTACGAGAAGCTCGCCAAGGTGAAGGCCGCCGTCGATCCCACCAACTTCTTCCGGAACGAGCAGAGCATCCCGCCCATGCGCAACCAGCCACGCGAGTGA